A single Candidatus Auribacterota bacterium DNA region contains:
- a CDS encoding LL-diaminopimelate aminotransferase, with translation MELAERLKKLPPYLFAEIDRVKRELIRAGRDVIDLGVGDPDLPTPPHIVDALHRAALDPENHRYALDLGMPVLRQAIAEWYAHRFGVALDPATEVLPLIGSKEGIGHIPFAFVNPGDAVLVPDPGYPVYQATTILAGGEPRYMPLKEEHGFLPDLDRIPRDICRASTLMFINYPNNPTAAVCGKEFFTSVVEFARRHGVIICHDAAYTELAFDGLRSPSFLEVEGAKEVGIEFHSLSKTYSMTGWRVGFAVGRAEIIAGLGKIKSNLDSGIFQAIQLAGVAALRGPQDFLTEYLEIYQRRRDILVDGLRALGWNVARPKATFYVWAHVPSGFTSEGVARMLLQKAGIVVTPGNGLGPSGEGYVRMTLTVNEDRLREAVERIGKIENR, from the coding sequence ATTGAGCTGGCCGAGCGGTTGAAAAAACTCCCCCCCTATCTATTCGCTGAAATAGACAGGGTGAAGCGGGAGCTGATCCGGGCGGGCCGGGATGTCATAGACCTCGGTGTGGGCGATCCCGACCTCCCCACGCCGCCGCACATTGTTGACGCTCTCCACCGGGCGGCGCTCGATCCCGAAAACCACCGGTACGCGCTTGACCTCGGAATGCCGGTTCTGAGGCAGGCGATTGCGGAGTGGTACGCGCACCGGTTTGGCGTGGCGCTCGATCCCGCGACGGAGGTGCTGCCCCTCATCGGCTCCAAAGAGGGGATCGGTCATATCCCCTTCGCATTCGTGAATCCGGGCGATGCGGTGCTCGTTCCTGATCCCGGATACCCGGTCTACCAGGCGACGACGATACTCGCCGGGGGCGAGCCGCGCTACATGCCGCTCAAGGAGGAGCACGGTTTCCTCCCTGATCTCGATCGGATTCCACGCGATATCTGTCGCGCATCCACGCTCATGTTCATCAACTATCCGAACAACCCTACTGCCGCAGTGTGCGGGAAAGAATTTTTCACCTCCGTGGTCGAGTTTGCGCGCCGGCACGGCGTGATCATCTGCCACGACGCGGCGTACACGGAGCTCGCCTTTGACGGCTTGAGGTCTCCCAGTTTCCTCGAGGTGGAGGGCGCAAAAGAGGTTGGGATCGAATTCCATTCGCTCTCCAAGACATACAGCATGACCGGCTGGAGGGTCGGTTTCGCCGTCGGGCGTGCGGAAATTATTGCGGGGCTCGGTAAGATCAAGTCGAATCTCGATTCGGGTATTTTTCAGGCTATTCAACTCGCGGGGGTGGCCGCACTGAGGGGGCCGCAGGATTTCCTCACAGAATATCTGGAGATCTACCAGCGCCGCAGGGATATCCTCGTGGATGGCCTCAGGGCGCTCGGCTGGAATGTCGCCAGGCCGAAGGCGACCTTTTACGTCTGGGCGCATGTGCCTTCCGGTTTCACCTCGGAGGGAGTCGCCAGAATGCTCCTCCAGAAGGCCGGCATCGTGGTAACCCCGGGCAACGGCCTCGGCCCCAGCGGTGAGGGATACGTCCGCATGACGCTCACGGTCAACGAGGACCGCCTGCGCGAGGCAGTGGAGAGGATCGGGAAGATAGAGAACCGGTAA
- the dapF gene encoding diaminopimelate epimerase: MKIPFVKMQALGNDFILIDCMRDQVPIHSELIRILCDRRKGIGADQLLVLVPSKKADCRMRVFNADGGEVEMCGNGIRCLARYLASRGFSGEDGQAIETLAGIIRPRVEGDLVTVDMGCPVLEGKEIPVRLSGRVIDREVTVGGSRQRITCVSMGNPHCVIYVENLERCPVENIGPKIETDSLFPRRVNVEFVKVLSPALISMRVWERGAGETMACGTGACAATVASCLNAKTQRDVTVRLRGGEITVRWAADDHVFMSGPADEVFCGEIEVERLTHE, from the coding sequence ATGAAAATACCATTTGTCAAGATGCAGGCACTCGGAAATGATTTCATACTCATAGACTGCATGAGAGATCAGGTTCCCATACATTCTGAATTGATCCGGATACTCTGCGACAGGCGAAAAGGCATCGGCGCTGACCAGCTCCTCGTGCTCGTGCCCTCGAAAAAGGCTGACTGCCGGATGAGGGTATTCAACGCGGACGGGGGCGAGGTGGAGATGTGTGGAAACGGCATCCGCTGCCTCGCCCGGTACCTGGCATCCCGCGGTTTCTCGGGGGAAGACGGACAGGCAATAGAGACCCTCGCGGGCATCATCAGGCCTCGCGTGGAAGGCGACCTGGTGACGGTTGACATGGGGTGCCCCGTGCTGGAGGGGAAGGAGATCCCTGTCCGCCTCTCGGGGCGCGTCATAGACCGCGAGGTCACGGTGGGGGGGAGTAGGCAGCGGATCACCTGCGTGTCGATGGGGAACCCGCACTGCGTGATCTACGTTGAAAATCTCGAGCGATGTCCCGTTGAGAATATCGGGCCCAAGATTGAAACCGATTCGCTTTTCCCGCGGCGGGTGAACGTGGAGTTCGTCAAGGTCCTTTCGCCCGCGCTGATATCGATGCGGGTCTGGGAGCGCGGCGCGGGTGAGACCATGGCCTGCGGAACGGGGGCCTGCGCGGCGACGGTGGCGAGCTGCCTGAACGCGAAGACGCAGCGGGATGTGACCGTGAGGCTCCGTGGCGGAGAGATCACGGTCAGGTGGGCTGCGGACGACCATGTGTTCATGAGCGGCCCTGCCGACGAAGTGTTCTGCGGTGAGATCGAAGTCGAACGACTCACACACGAATAA
- the argH gene encoding argininosuccinate lyase, translating into MTQKLWAGRFDKEMAPEVERFTASIGFDQKLFEHDIRGSLAHVEMLQRQGLISAAECKKISAGLKKVRGEIRRGSFKPGTEHEDIHMAVETRLKKLIGPVADKLHTARSRNDQVALDLRLFLRDEIGAILACIRLLQKNIVNVAWENKDVVMPGFTHLQHAQPVIAAHHLLAYVEMLQRDAGRLLDCRERVNMMPLGAGALAGTSLPIDRKYVAKLLGFNSLCTNSIDAVSDRDFALEFLAAGAIIGVHLSRMAEEIVRWASREFAFIEIDLSYCSGSSLMPQKVNPDVAELVRGKSGRLFGSLVSLLTVMKGLPLSYNRDMQEDKEPLFDAAGTLRGCLAIMAGLWERIRFRRAEIRRSLEGDFSQATDLAEYLVTKGCPFREAHRLIGKLVAECIHRGKRLEALTLTELRSCSALFDRGALELLCPGTGVTRKKSDGSTAPAEVSKALRMWKKKLGMRNA; encoded by the coding sequence ATGACCCAAAAACTCTGGGCGGGGAGATTCGATAAGGAGATGGCGCCGGAGGTGGAGCGGTTCACGGCCTCCATCGGTTTTGACCAAAAATTGTTCGAGCATGATATCAGGGGGAGCCTCGCGCATGTCGAGATGCTTCAGCGGCAGGGATTGATCTCAGCGGCAGAGTGCAAGAAGATCAGCGCTGGTTTGAAGAAGGTGAGAGGTGAGATCAGGAGAGGAAGCTTTAAACCGGGGACTGAGCATGAGGATATCCACATGGCGGTGGAAACGAGACTCAAAAAGCTCATCGGGCCGGTCGCGGACAAGCTCCACACCGCGCGGAGCAGGAATGACCAGGTGGCGCTTGACCTGAGGCTCTTCCTCAGGGACGAGATAGGCGCGATCCTCGCATGCATCAGGCTGCTCCAGAAGAATATCGTGAATGTCGCATGGGAGAACAAAGATGTCGTCATGCCGGGCTTCACGCACCTCCAGCACGCGCAGCCGGTGATCGCCGCGCACCACCTGCTCGCCTACGTGGAGATGCTCCAGCGGGACGCGGGCAGGCTCCTGGATTGCCGGGAGCGCGTCAACATGATGCCGCTCGGCGCCGGCGCGCTCGCGGGCACGAGCCTGCCGATTGACAGGAAGTATGTTGCGAAACTCCTCGGTTTTAACTCTCTCTGCACGAACAGCATTGACGCGGTGAGCGACAGGGATTTTGCGCTCGAGTTCCTGGCGGCGGGGGCCATCATCGGCGTCCACCTCTCGCGGATGGCGGAAGAGATTGTGCGGTGGGCGAGCAGGGAGTTCGCCTTTATTGAGATCGATCTATCGTACTGCAGCGGTTCATCACTTATGCCGCAGAAGGTGAATCCCGATGTCGCGGAGCTCGTGCGCGGGAAGAGCGGGAGGCTCTTCGGTTCGCTCGTGTCGCTCCTCACCGTGATGAAGGGGCTGCCGCTCTCCTACAACAGGGACATGCAGGAGGACAAGGAGCCGCTCTTCGACGCCGCGGGGACGCTCAGGGGATGCCTCGCGATCATGGCGGGGCTGTGGGAGAGGATCAGGTTCCGCCGCGCTGAGATCCGGCGATCGCTGGAGGGCGACTTCAGCCAGGCGACGGACCTCGCCGAGTACCTTGTCACGAAAGGGTGCCCGTTCCGCGAGGCCCACCGCCTCATCGGGAAGCTGGTGGCAGAGTGTATCCACAGGGGGAAGCGGCTCGAGGCGCTGACCCTCACCGAGCTCCGCTCCTGCTCCGCCCTTTTTGACAGGGGCGCGCTCGAGCTGCTCTGCCCAGGAACCGGCGTGACGCGGAAGAAGTCGGATGGTTCAACCGCTCCGGCTGAGGTTTCGAAGGCGCTACGGATGTGGAAGAAAAAACTGGGGATGCGCAATGCATGA
- the argB gene encoding acetylglutamate kinase: MRELIEKADVLIEALPYIQGFRGKVVVVKYGGSTMETGDPGSILRDIVFMECVGMRPIVVHGGGSAISTRLQERGITPRFVAGLRVTDADTMKIVEEVIEEVNRGIVAKLEELGARARGLTGKDHVIHARKQIVDVEKDGRREAIDIGFVGDVAKIETGHLRALCRRGVIPVIAPLGVDEEQHLYNINADTAAGEVAVALKAQKLILLTDVRGILRNHDDENSLIGALRVSDVDTLISAGVIKEGMLPKVRAGVRSVQAGVRKTHIIDGRLPHSMLLEIFTDRGIGTEISRD, from the coding sequence ATGAGGGAGCTGATAGAGAAGGCCGATGTCCTCATTGAAGCGCTCCCGTATATTCAGGGATTCAGGGGGAAGGTCGTGGTGGTGAAATATGGCGGGAGCACCATGGAGACGGGAGACCCCGGCAGCATTCTCCGCGATATCGTGTTCATGGAGTGCGTCGGGATGCGGCCGATCGTGGTTCACGGCGGCGGCAGCGCGATCAGCACGCGCCTCCAGGAGCGCGGCATCACGCCGCGCTTCGTGGCAGGGCTCAGGGTCACCGATGCGGACACGATGAAGATCGTGGAGGAGGTGATCGAGGAGGTGAACCGCGGGATCGTGGCGAAGCTTGAGGAGCTTGGGGCGCGCGCCCGGGGACTCACCGGCAAGGATCACGTCATCCATGCCAGGAAACAGATCGTCGATGTCGAGAAGGATGGGAGGCGAGAGGCGATAGATATCGGATTCGTGGGGGATGTGGCGAAGATCGAGACGGGTCATCTGAGAGCGCTGTGCCGGAGGGGTGTGATCCCAGTCATCGCGCCTCTCGGCGTGGACGAGGAGCAGCACCTTTACAATATCAATGCCGATACCGCGGCCGGGGAGGTGGCGGTCGCCCTGAAAGCCCAGAAGCTCATACTCCTCACCGATGTCCGCGGAATCCTGAGGAACCATGACGACGAGAACTCACTCATCGGGGCGCTCCGCGTGAGCGACGTGGACACGCTGATCAGCGCCGGGGTGATCAAAGAGGGAATGCTGCCCAAGGTCCGCGCGGGGGTGAGATCAGTGCAGGCGGGGGTGAGGAAGACGCATATCATTGACGGCCGGTTGCCTCACTCCATGCTTCTGGAAATTTTCACCGATCGTGGGATTGGGACCGAGATTTCGCGGGATTGA
- a CDS encoding argininosuccinate synthase: MDKVVLAYSGGLDTSVILKWLQQEKGLDVIAYVADLGQEEELDGIKQKALNTGAGKVYVEDLREEFVRDFVFPVLKANAVYEGSYLMGTSIARPLIAKKQVEIARREKASAVAHGATGKGNDQVRFELTYAALAPELRVIAPWREWSLGSRQELIEYARKHGIPVPVTKEKPYSSDRNLMHISFEGGILEDPDREPDERMFVLSVSPERAPGKPTYVEIGFARGVPVSVDGKKMTPAKLLAHLNGLGGRNGIGRVDIVENRFVGIKCRGVYETPGGTILHVAHRAIESITMDREVMHLRDSLIPYFASLIYNGFWYSPEMRMLTAAIEESQANVTGRVRLKLYKGNCIVVGRSSPESLYSHEHATFEASRVYNQGDATGFIRLNALRLRIQAMLKNSGKQ, translated from the coding sequence ATGGACAAGGTGGTGCTCGCCTATTCGGGAGGGCTCGATACCTCGGTGATACTCAAGTGGCTCCAGCAGGAGAAGGGGCTGGACGTGATCGCCTACGTGGCGGATCTCGGGCAGGAAGAGGAGCTGGACGGCATTAAACAGAAGGCGCTGAACACCGGCGCGGGCAAGGTGTACGTCGAGGATCTGCGCGAGGAGTTCGTGCGGGATTTCGTGTTCCCCGTCCTCAAGGCAAATGCGGTGTACGAGGGGTCATACCTCATGGGGACGTCCATCGCGAGGCCCCTCATCGCGAAAAAACAGGTGGAGATCGCGAGGAGGGAGAAGGCATCCGCCGTGGCCCATGGCGCCACCGGCAAGGGGAATGACCAGGTCCGCTTCGAGCTCACCTACGCGGCGCTCGCCCCCGAGCTCAGGGTCATCGCGCCCTGGCGCGAGTGGAGTCTCGGTTCGCGCCAGGAGCTGATCGAGTACGCGCGGAAACACGGTATCCCCGTCCCGGTGACGAAGGAGAAACCGTACAGCAGCGACCGCAACCTCATGCACATAAGCTTCGAGGGAGGAATTCTCGAGGACCCGGACCGGGAGCCGGATGAGCGGATGTTTGTGCTCAGCGTTTCGCCGGAGCGGGCTCCCGGCAAGCCGACGTACGTCGAGATAGGATTCGCGCGCGGCGTCCCGGTGTCCGTTGACGGGAAGAAGATGACCCCCGCGAAACTGCTCGCCCATCTCAACGGGCTCGGTGGCAGGAATGGGATCGGGAGGGTGGATATCGTTGAGAACCGCTTCGTCGGCATCAAGTGCCGCGGCGTTTATGAGACGCCGGGCGGGACGATCCTCCATGTCGCCCATCGCGCGATCGAATCGATCACCATGGACCGCGAGGTGATGCACCTGCGAGACTCGCTCATCCCGTACTTCGCATCGCTGATTTACAATGGGTTCTGGTATTCGCCGGAGATGCGGATGCTCACAGCCGCGATCGAGGAGAGCCAGGCCAACGTGACCGGGCGCGTCAGGCTGAAGCTCTACAAGGGCAACTGCATCGTGGTCGGACGGAGCTCGCCCGAATCGCTCTACAGCCACGAGCACGCCACCTTCGAGGCCAGCAGGGTGTATAATCAGGGAGATGCGACCGGCTTCATACGGCTCAACGCGTTGAGGCTGAGGATACAGGCGATGCTTAAAAATAGCGGTAAGCAGTAA
- the dapA gene encoding 4-hydroxy-tetrahydrodipicolinate synthase, producing MFTGSIVALVTPFKKGAVDYEALAELIEFQIRSGTNGILPCGTTGESATLSHEEHDQVVEFVVGKVAGRVPVIAGSGSNCTREALRLTGHAKEAGADGALVITPYYNKPTQRGLQYHYEHLAKEVDIPIVIYNVPGRTGISIAPETVASLAKLPNIVAIKEASGSLEQVSQIISQCDIAVLSGDDSLTFPIMALGGKGVVSVVANILPGPVAEMVSGFSEKDIKGARTLHYELYQMSRILFVETNPIPVKAALAMMGKIKEEYRLPLCQMSDENRSRLERILKDYKLV from the coding sequence ATGTTCACGGGATCAATCGTGGCACTGGTGACGCCGTTCAAAAAAGGAGCGGTTGACTATGAGGCCCTCGCGGAACTCATCGAGTTCCAGATACGCAGCGGAACGAATGGCATCCTCCCGTGCGGAACTACGGGAGAGTCCGCGACGCTCTCGCACGAGGAGCACGACCAGGTGGTGGAGTTTGTCGTCGGGAAGGTCGCCGGGAGAGTTCCCGTGATCGCGGGCAGCGGCTCCAACTGCACCCGCGAAGCACTCAGATTGACGGGGCACGCGAAGGAAGCGGGCGCGGACGGCGCCCTCGTGATCACCCCGTATTACAACAAACCCACGCAGAGGGGCCTCCAGTATCACTACGAGCATCTCGCGAAAGAAGTGGATATCCCGATAGTCATCTATAATGTCCCGGGGAGGACGGGGATCTCCATAGCCCCCGAAACGGTGGCGTCGCTTGCCAAGCTCCCGAACATTGTCGCCATCAAAGAGGCGAGCGGGAGCCTCGAGCAGGTGAGCCAGATTATTTCACAGTGTGACATCGCCGTGCTCTCCGGCGACGACAGCCTCACCTTTCCGATCATGGCCCTCGGCGGCAAGGGTGTGGTCTCCGTGGTAGCCAATATCCTGCCGGGCCCCGTTGCGGAGATGGTGTCCGGCTTTTCCGAGAAGGATATCAAGGGGGCGCGGACGCTCCACTATGAGCTCTACCAGATGAGCAGGATCCTCTTCGTTGAGACGAATCCAATCCCGGTGAAGGCGGCACTCGCCATGATGGGGAAGATCAAGGAGGAGTATCGCCTCCCCCTCTGCCAGATGAGCGATGAGAACCGGTCGAGGCTGGAGAGGATTCTCAAGGATTATAAGCTGGTATAG
- a CDS encoding GxxExxY protein, with product MGKILLYADITEKIIGAAIEVHRILGPGFLEAVYEEALCIELERRGLDFAKQKELRISYKDVVLNQMYRADLIVEDRIIVETKATSELTGIDEAQVFNYLKATGKKVGLLVNFCKESLEWRRIICEDYFKSAS from the coding sequence ATGGGAAAAATTCTTCTCTATGCTGATATCACAGAGAAGATCATTGGGGCTGCTATTGAAGTTCACAGGATTCTCGGCCCCGGGTTCTTGGAAGCGGTGTATGAAGAAGCACTGTGCATCGAGCTTGAGAGAAGGGGACTCGACTTTGCCAAGCAGAAAGAGCTCAGGATTTCTTATAAGGACGTTGTTTTAAACCAAATGTACCGGGCCGACTTAATAGTTGAGGATAGGATAATTGTCGAAACAAAAGCCACTTCTGAACTCACCGGAATTGATGAAGCTCAGGTTTTCAATTACTTGAAAGCCACCGGTAAAAAAGTTGGATTGCTTGTTAATTTCTGCAAGGAGAGCTTGGAATGGAGAAGGATAATCTGCGAGGATTACTTCAAATCGGCCAGCTGA
- the dapB gene encoding 4-hydroxy-tetrahydrodipicolinate reductase codes for MIKMIVCGACGRMGRRIIACAAEDGEITLAGAIEREGHPCLGRDAGEVAGAGRLGVPVTADLTAAASAGDVVVDFSQHEASARNAATASALKKPVVIGTTGLGGREMQAIENASRTVACLVAPNMSLGVNLLFRIAAEVARSLGEEYDVEIVEVHHRFKKDAPSGTAKRLAAAVADALGKDLGELACHGRSGETGERPRGQIGIHAVRQGDVVGEHTVSFASLGERLELVHRAHSRDAFARGALRAAKWIVGKPPGLYDMANVLFDAKWK; via the coding sequence ATGATAAAGATGATCGTGTGCGGCGCGTGCGGCCGGATGGGCAGAAGAATCATCGCGTGCGCGGCCGAGGATGGGGAGATCACCCTCGCGGGCGCGATCGAGCGGGAGGGGCACCCCTGCCTGGGCAGGGATGCCGGTGAGGTCGCGGGCGCCGGGAGGCTCGGTGTCCCCGTGACCGCGGATCTCACCGCCGCCGCATCTGCGGGTGATGTGGTTGTTGATTTCTCCCAGCACGAGGCGAGCGCACGGAATGCGGCAACCGCGAGCGCTCTCAAGAAGCCGGTTGTCATAGGCACCACTGGGTTGGGGGGGCGCGAGATGCAGGCGATAGAGAACGCCTCGCGAACGGTCGCGTGCCTCGTCGCGCCGAACATGAGCCTGGGGGTGAACCTGCTGTTCAGGATCGCTGCTGAAGTGGCGCGGTCGCTCGGGGAGGAGTACGACGTGGAAATTGTCGAGGTGCACCACCGGTTCAAAAAGGATGCCCCGAGCGGAACGGCGAAGCGCCTGGCAGCGGCGGTCGCGGATGCGCTGGGGAAAGACCTCGGCGAGCTCGCGTGCCACGGCAGGTCAGGCGAAACAGGCGAGCGCCCGAGGGGACAGATCGGGATCCACGCGGTCCGGCAGGGGGATGTCGTCGGCGAGCACACGGTGAGCTTTGCCTCTCTCGGCGAACGCCTGGAGCTCGTCCACCGAGCGCATTCGAGGGATGCGTTTGCCCGCGGTGCGCTGCGTGCCGCGAAGTGGATCGTGGGAAAACCTCCCGGATTGTATGACATGGCGAATGTTTTATTTGACGCAAAATGGAAGTAA
- a CDS encoding acetylornithine transaminase, with protein sequence MRKKITGRKVATAGKRARRSASDATLGAYARYVIPSYGRTPLVLVRGRGSWLWDSEGKKYLDFFPGYAVSGLGHCHPRVVRAVVEQARELLHVPNIYFNPRQGRLAELIVEHAFPGKCFFCNSGAEANEAALKLARKAGEKRGRYEIISMLNSFHGRTIATVTVTGQTKYQQGFGPLLPGIRHVPFGDIGALSRAVSEKTCAVMIEPIQGEGGIVVAPSGHFVALRRLCDERGILLIMDEVQTGMGRTGEYFAYQHFGITPDVMTLAKTLGGGVAIGAMLAAARYADILQPGTHASTFGGNPLACAAGIATFEAIEKEGILKNVRRMGRYLRARMERLAGRYPFIKEVRGEGLMLGMRLGIDGTMVVAECLKRGMLTNSTGDNVLRLMPAMTVKKQEIDRAIKIVDEVFAAIVRAGR encoded by the coding sequence ATGCGAAAAAAAATCACAGGGCGGAAAGTGGCTACGGCCGGGAAACGCGCGCGCCGTTCGGCGTCCGATGCGACACTGGGCGCCTACGCGCGCTACGTGATCCCCTCGTATGGGAGAACCCCCCTTGTCCTTGTCCGCGGTCGAGGTTCGTGGCTCTGGGACAGCGAGGGGAAGAAGTACCTCGATTTTTTCCCTGGTTATGCCGTGAGCGGCCTCGGGCACTGCCATCCCCGTGTGGTGCGCGCCGTGGTGGAGCAGGCGCGGGAGCTCCTTCACGTGCCCAATATCTACTTTAATCCTCGGCAGGGACGCCTGGCGGAGCTCATCGTCGAGCATGCGTTCCCGGGCAAGTGCTTCTTCTGCAACAGCGGCGCGGAGGCGAACGAGGCCGCCCTGAAGCTCGCCCGGAAGGCGGGGGAGAAGCGCGGGCGCTATGAGATCATCTCGATGCTGAATTCGTTCCACGGCCGCACGATCGCGACCGTGACCGTGACGGGCCAGACCAAATACCAGCAGGGATTCGGCCCGCTCCTGCCCGGCATCCGCCACGTGCCCTTCGGGGATATCGGGGCGCTCTCCCGCGCGGTGAGCGAAAAAACCTGTGCCGTGATGATCGAGCCGATCCAGGGAGAAGGAGGAATCGTCGTGGCTCCCTCTGGGCACTTCGTGGCGCTCAGGCGCCTCTGCGACGAGCGGGGGATCCTCCTGATCATGGACGAGGTGCAGACGGGGATGGGGCGGACGGGGGAGTATTTCGCCTACCAGCACTTTGGTATCACGCCGGACGTAATGACGCTCGCCAAAACGCTGGGCGGGGGTGTGGCGATAGGGGCGATGCTCGCGGCGGCTAGGTACGCCGATATACTCCAGCCGGGCACGCACGCCTCGACATTCGGCGGGAACCCGCTGGCCTGCGCCGCGGGGATCGCGACATTCGAGGCGATTGAGAAGGAGGGGATCCTCAAGAATGTGAGGCGGATGGGGCGCTACCTCCGCGCGCGGATGGAGCGCCTGGCCGGGCGATACCCTTTTATCAAGGAGGTCCGCGGCGAGGGACTGATGCTGGGCATGCGCCTCGGCATCGACGGCACAATGGTGGTAGCGGAGTGCCTGAAGCGGGGGATGCTCACCAATTCAACCGGTGATAACGTCCTCCGCCTTATGCCCGCCATGACCGTGAAGAAACAGGAGATAGACCGCGCGATAAAGATTGTGGATGAGGTGTTCGCTGCAATTGTGCGCGCAGGCCGGTGA
- the lysA gene encoding diaminopimelate decarboxylase has product MHDFTYRNSRLFCEDAPLDRIAREFGTPLYVYSHATLMGHYQRLDGAFESIPHLICYSVKSNSNIAICRALSRAGAGFDVVSGGELTRVLMAGADPRTIVFAGAGKTEEEIARALERGILFLTVESLGELNAIERVAKRLGKIASVALRINPDVDPHTHRYITTGRAENKFGLDLEQARAAYEKAMGMKHVIPIAVQTHIGSQITETGPYVKAIRKVRPLVQQLQGMGVPLRFFDIGGGLGIVYRGETPATAKKFAAAVLPEVRGLGLHLILEPGRFIVGNAGVLLTRVLYLKRGTVKNFVIVDAGMNDLIRPSLYGAYHEILPLRKSTRGRVMADIVGPVCESGDFLGKDRTMPEPRPGDIFAVMGAGAYGFSMSSNYNSRPRAAEVLVHGRECALIRERECCRDLTRGERIPRFLR; this is encoded by the coding sequence ATGCATGATTTTACGTACCGCAACAGCCGGCTCTTCTGCGAGGATGCTCCCCTTGACAGGATCGCGCGGGAGTTCGGGACCCCCCTCTACGTGTACAGCCACGCGACCCTGATGGGGCACTACCAGCGCCTCGACGGCGCATTCGAATCCATCCCGCACCTCATCTGCTACTCGGTTAAATCAAATTCCAATATCGCGATCTGCCGGGCGCTCTCGCGCGCCGGAGCGGGTTTTGACGTGGTGTCGGGGGGAGAGCTCACGCGGGTGCTCATGGCGGGAGCGGACCCTCGAACAATCGTGTTCGCGGGGGCGGGCAAAACCGAGGAGGAGATTGCCCGGGCGCTGGAGAGGGGGATTCTGTTCCTCACCGTTGAGTCGCTGGGCGAGCTCAACGCGATCGAGCGGGTTGCGAAGCGCCTCGGGAAGATCGCGAGCGTGGCGTTGCGCATCAATCCGGATGTTGACCCGCACACGCATCGCTACATAACGACCGGTAGGGCGGAGAATAAATTCGGCCTGGACCTCGAACAGGCGCGTGCGGCCTATGAGAAGGCAATGGGTATGAAGCACGTTATCCCCATCGCGGTCCAGACGCACATCGGGTCGCAGATCACCGAGACGGGTCCCTACGTAAAGGCGATACGGAAGGTGCGGCCGCTCGTGCAGCAGCTGCAGGGGATGGGCGTGCCGCTGCGGTTCTTCGATATCGGCGGTGGGCTGGGGATCGTGTACCGTGGAGAAACCCCCGCGACCGCGAAGAAGTTCGCGGCGGCGGTCCTCCCTGAGGTCAGGGGGCTTGGCCTGCACCTCATCCTGGAGCCCGGTCGATTTATCGTCGGGAATGCGGGGGTCCTGCTCACGAGAGTGCTGTATCTCAAGAGGGGGACGGTGAAAAATTTCGTCATTGTAGATGCCGGCATGAACGACCTCATCCGGCCGAGCCTGTACGGCGCGTACCACGAAATCCTGCCGCTCCGGAAGAGCACGCGCGGGAGGGTAATGGCCGATATCGTGGGGCCGGTGTGCGAATCGGGGGATTTTCTCGGCAAGGACAGAACGATGCCGGAGCCCCGCCCGGGGGACATCTTCGCCGTCATGGGTGCGGGGGCATACGGTTTTTCGATGTCGTCCAACTATAATTCCAGGCCGCGCGCGGCGGAAGTGCTCGTCCACGGGCGCGAGTGTGCGCTCATCAGGGAGCGGGAATGCTGTCGCGATCTCACGCGGGGCGAGCGGATCCCCCGGTTTCTCCGGTGA